The sequence CATAGAGATCATAGAGAATTAAAGGTTAATCCAGGGCAAGATATTAACTTTACCCTGTAACAACATAGTGAGATTAGAcaagaacagggctccgggcagccgagcggaaatggaggaaaactcgcctccctgcggacctggcatcctttcactccctcctctctacattctcctcttctgtctctgctgctaaagccaatttctaccactctaaattccaagcatctgcctctaaccctaggaagctctttgccaccttctcctccctcctgaatcctcctccccctcctcccccctcctccctctctgctgatgacttcgtcaaccattttgaaaagaaggtcgacgacatccgatcctcgtttgctaagtcaaacgacaccgctggttctgctcacactgccctaccctgtgctttgacctctttctcccctctctctccagatgaaatctcgcgtcttgtgacggccggccgcccaacaacctgcccgcttgaccctatcccctcctctcttctccagaccatttccggagaccttctcccttacctcacctcgctcatcaactcatccttgaccgctggctacgtcccttccgtcttcaagagagcgagagttgcaccccttctgaaaaaacctacactcgatccctccgatgtcaacaactacagaccagtatcccttctttcttttctctccaaaactcttgaacgtgccgtccttggccagctctcctgctatctctctcagaatgaccttcttgatccaaatcagtcaggtttcaagactagtcattcaactgagactgctcttctctgtgtcacggaggcgctccgcactgctaaagctaactctctctcctctgctctcatccttctagacctatcggctgcctttgatactgtgaaccatcagatcctcctctccaccctctccgagctgggcatctccggcgcggcccacgcttggattgcgtcctacctgacaggtcgctcctaccaggtggcgtggcgagaatctgtctccgcaccacgtgctctcaccactggtgtcccccagggctctgttctaggccctctcctattctcgctatacaccaagtcacttggctctgtcatatcctcacatggtctctcctatcattgctatgcagacgacacacaattaatcttctcctttcccccctctgataaccaggtggtgaatcgcatctctgcatgtctggcagacatatcagtgtggatgacggatcaccacctcaagctgaacctcggcaagacggagctgctcttcctcccggggaaggactgcccgttccatgatctcgccatcacggttgacaactccattgtgtcctcctcccagagtgctaagaaccttggcgtgatcctggacaacaccctgtcgttctcaactaacatcaaggcggtgacccgttcctgtaggttcatgctctacaacattcgcagagtacgaccctgcctcacgcaggaagcggcgcaggtcctaatccaggcacttgtcatctcccgtctggattactgcaactcgctgttggctgggctccctgcctgtgccattaaacccctacaactcatccagaacgccgcagcccgtctggtgttcaactttcccaagttctctcacgtcaccccgctcctccgctctctccactggcttccagttgaagctcgcatccgctacaagaccatggtgcttgcctacggagctgtgaggggaacggcacctccgtaccttcaggctctgatcaggccctacacccaaacaagggcactgcgttcatccacctctggcctgctcgcctccctacctctgaggaagtacagttcccgctcagcccagccaaaactgttcgctgctctggcaccccaatggtggaacaaactccctcacgacgccaggtcagcggagtcaatcaccaccttccggagacacctgaaaccccacctctttaaggaatacctaggataggataaagtaatccttctaacccccccccccttaaaagagttagatgcactattgtaaagtggttgttccactggatatcataaggtgaatgcaccaatttgtaagtcgctctggataagagcgtctgctaaatgacttaaatgtaaatgtaattagacGACCACTGAAAATCCTCCTTAATTTTCAGCAACAGGCTCCAGAAGTTGTATCTAACAATTTTCTGAAAAGCAGGATGCGGAGACATATCTGATGAGGCATCGGCTGTGCATCCTATCACTCCCTTGAACCACCCATCATGCTTCTGAGCTTatcacagtctgtctgtctgcccttctgtctgtctgtccatccatctGTGATGATGCATGtatatagtgccttcggaaagtattcagaccccttaactttttcaacattttgttatgtaacagccttattataaaatgtattaaataaaaaatcctcagtaatctacacactataacccgtaatgacaaagtgaaaacaggattTTAAATTGCAAATGTATCTTACTTACATAaatactcagaccctttgctataacactcgaaattgagctcaggtgcatcctgtttccattgatcatctttgagatgtttcaacaacttgattggagtccacctgtggtaaattcaattgatttgacattatttggaaaggcatacacctgtctatataaggtcccacagttgacagtgcatgtcagagcaaaaaccaagacatgatgttgaaggaattgtccgtagaacgcTGAGACAGGAAACTGTCGAGGCACAAATTtcgggaagggtaacaaaacatttctgtagcattgaaggtccccaagaacacaggtcCCCaccattcttcaatggaagaagtttagaaccaccaagactcttcctagagctggccgccaagccaaactcagcaatcgggggagaagggtcttggtcagggaggtgaccagtttaagctacagacatctgttttttttatttgggcttcgtctcaatccaccgcatccgcctatgtcggccttccacatctgCGTTGGTGTTGTCAGACCATGTGACGTTCCCGAAAATCAGTTTTCTCACGAAAATGTCTGTAGCGTTCGAACTGTTttggctacaaactaatatgaccttgtGGAAAGGAGAGATTCTCATGATGGTGTACTTCCACAAGCGTCACCGGACTTGtgtgaaggtaacccatacaaatgaatggaagttttgtgccaacaaaaaaaatatctctcttatatctctcagatatacactCTAAAAAAAAAAGGGTTCAAAATGGGTTCATCGGCTGTCACCATagtagaaccctttgaagaaccatttttgtttccaggtagaactcttttgggttagatgtagaactctctgtggaaagggttctactttGTCACGGATCCTCCCGATACTGCTGCTCGttctgttcaccagttccggaggtctacgtcaccggctttacatttacattacattttagtcatttagcagacgctcttatccagagcgacttacagtagagtgcatacattttattacatttttacatactgagacaaggatatccctaccggccaagagcagacgctcttatccagagcgacttacagtagagtgcatacattttattacatttttacatactgagacaaggatatccctaccggccaaaccctccctaccggccaaaccctccctaacccggacgacgctatgccgattgtgcgtcgccccacggatctcccggttgcggccggctgcgacagagcctgggcgcgaacccagcccagcctgggcgcgaacccagagactctggtggcgcagctagcactgcgatgcaatatacaaatacaatcagtgaGGAATTgcaaccaggtgtgcgtaatgacacagttcagtgtagcctagaaggccggtgacatcGACCTCCGGAACTGGggaacagaatgagcagcagtactggggatccgtgacagtaacccccccccccccccccccaacatgctGCACCAACAGCGGGAcaacaccggcctcggggacgaccacAGGGATGCAGTGCGGGTCGGTCCGGGCGCCGACGGTGAAAATCCCTGGTCAGCGAAGCATCCATGATGTGTCCACCGCAAGAACCCAGCACCGCTCCTTtgggccgtacccctcccagtcaatGAGGCTTTCTAGGCTTTACTGAGCGGGAATCATTATCATCAACCtcggactgtcttgtctgattacacactcctggttcccattcccctgattagtatgttatatacgtgccctctgttccctctgtctttgtcggttattgttcccatgtccgttggtcgtgtgagtacctatgcATTGGTGCAGCTGTTATGCTGCATGCCTTTATGTATTGTGTATTATGTGTATCGTCCTTTGTCGTTCAACGAGGTTTACccttgctcttttgtttgggtacagcttagtgtttctgtatatgtgtttgttttgggtgtattaaaaacccctATTGTGTATTACTGCGCATGTATCCAAATCCTTTATTCCAGCGTGAcatacatggaactcaaaatggttctacctggaaccaaacgggttatacctggaaccaaaaatggttcttcaaagggttctcttatggggacagccgaagaacccttttaggttctagatagcaattttttttctaagagtgtaggacagacacttcaaaaccttattccttatgatttactttttgactttattttttgccatttataaatgtgttattcaatgcatttctatggctGTAGTATTAAAGGCCAAattaaatattttatcaaatcatttaaaaatgttttttatatacCTAAACGGGTTCTAAAATGATCCAATGATCCAAAACATCTGTCTTCTCataaaaacgtctgtagcgttcAAACTGTTTTGGCTAAATCAAaaagctaaatgatccatagtatgaccatcttaaaacaattccataggttagcttagtagaaccccccagATACTTCTGCCCAAATGTGCGACGAGTCCAGTGGACCAACGTGTTAAACTTGGCCTTCGTTAGTCCACAACACcttccccctaaccctccccCGTAAGCTAGAATACCACCAGAACAGAGCCACACCTCACACTCGTGTGATtcgttaaaatatatatattttttctttgcaTACAATagagctcagtatttgtataatttattttatacagtcttttttgctcatctttatcaaggaatCCAATAATTCCGGATCCTACTGTACATATACTTCCTTCTAtctatccatccattcattcatccttCCATCTTATCTCTGTAGCTCTCTAATTCCCCTTTTCGTCACACATGTACAGATTCATAATATTAATAAATGAATAATTTTTAAATGACTGAGGCACTAGACTCTGTGAAGGGACAATGTATAACtgatatgtggtgtgtgtgtcacgtcctgaccgtagagagctttttatgtctctattttggtttggtcagggtgtgatttgggtgggcattctatgttcctttttctatgttttgtatttctttgttttggcccaATCAGGCCAAATttctatggttctcaatcagggacagctgtctatcgttgtctctgattgggaaccatacttaggtagctttttcccacctatgctttgtgggtagttattttctgttttgtgtttctgcacctgacaggactatttcggtttcgttcattccctttgttattttgttatagtgttcagttacagtggggcaaaaaagtatttagtcagccaccaattgtgcatgttctcccacttaaaaagatgagagaggcctgtaattttcatcataggtacacttcaactatgacagacaaaatgagaagcatgaacacttaccacgctgcgctttggtccgattattCCTCATctgacgacgacacccgttacagtgTGAATAAGTGCTAATacttgcgtgtgtgcgtgcgtgcatgcgaaGTAATCAGTCATCTATTCAAACAGTTGATGGGTGGGATATGGAGACCCATAGCAATGCATCCATGTCAGAATTAAGTTAGAGGAGCACGGAAGAAGGATGCATTAAAGTATTGGAACGTATTACTTTTACTTAAAGTATTACTTTGTGCCAGTGTATGACAACATATTAGCTCAATGACAAACCCTAGACATGTGTCAAGGATGAGCCTCTTGCCTAAACCAGTGGTGGTTATAGTAATCATCTTTCACTTTCCATCTGTGGCAAGCCAATCCTCCAGAATGGACTAGCCTACATCTGCAAGACACTGTCCTCTTTGAGCATAAAATAATGATGGAAGAGCAGTAGCCTACTGTGTAACCAGTGGTGTGCTGATTTGAATTaatttgaaatcaaatcaaatgttatttgtcacatgcttcgtagacaacaggtatacactgtgaaatgcttacttacgggtccttttccaacaatgcggagttaaagataaaatatttttttacatataaAATCACGGCGTCCA comes from Salvelinus alpinus chromosome 21, SLU_Salpinus.1, whole genome shotgun sequence and encodes:
- the LOC139547525 gene encoding uncharacterized protein — encoded protein: MTDHHLKLNLGKTELLFLPGKDCPFHDLAITVDNSIVSSSQSAKNLGVILDNTLSFSTNIKAVTRSCRFMLYNIRRVRPCLTQEAAQVLIQALVISRLDYCNSLLAGLPACAIKPLQLIQNAAARLVFNFPKFSHVTPLLRSLHWLPVEARIRYKTMVLAYGAVRGTAPPYLQALIRPYTQTRALRSSTSGLLASLPLRKYSSRSAQPKLFAALAPQWWNKLPHDARSAESITTFRRHLKPHLFKEYLG